In a single window of the Lineus longissimus chromosome 4, tnLinLong1.2, whole genome shotgun sequence genome:
- the LOC135486539 gene encoding laminin subunit alpha-1-like, with protein sequence MYFGGVPDSLNKILEELNVTNTKYLGCMREVQVSSRSLISQNILTGNYYGINPGCVVSARISGFYSVGYLELPPQEMSRDSDLSFSFVTMEKEGLIFLSRGEEEGDEHHVSISVIDGHVDARFNAGRGGVSIRSSKRYNDDLVHSVTIIKTRRLLDLVIDDEKVGSARLPRGPTKIALGDDTKDGIFIGGTPKGTEGHNASAATDKGFFGCVFNLVINGKLIYMDNNKGFKNADIGRCAVNHKEANLTANIVASPTGLPDSSFTIDPDPTQPLPTEPPSKCAKAVEYKDVPRGFSFGGTADSHGEIMLEPSILAGDFDITLDFRTFQPYGLMFYFMSIDQSEYLAMQMNNGKITLSYTPNPGFHDSVSTNIWYDDGNWHVLQFTKAGKKLAMALDGGNEFSANFQGGMNLEPKMYLGGLPESVVTGDVIIRTSFPGCLRNIRLLGIPLSLDSPGAVKKDVGTCYLQVEQGSYFSSGAYGIVEKNYFVGQEYNVRLDFRTNRLNGVLLSISNPEGFPALAIEVIDGRVKYTAKNKNGHFHAISNELQNLCDNKWHNIIAELIKNVVTIQVDHTQTEIGIDSGSTRQLETRSSMYLGGFPSTALPQGATHSNDTFVGCMKNLFINGRRVDMYKLPESNGINRASCPV encoded by the exons atgtactttgGCGGTGTCCCGGATTCATTGAACAAGATCTTGGAGGA ACTGAACGTGACCAACACAAAATATCTTGGCTGTATGCGAGAGGTTCAGGTATCCTCTCGCAGTCTCATCTCGCAGAACATTCTCACAGGGAACTACTATGGTATTAATCCAGGATGTGTTGTCAGT GCGAGAATAAGCGGTTTCTATTCCGTCGGCTACCTGGAGCTCCCCCCTCAGGAGATGAGTCGCGACAGTGACTTGTCATTCTCTTTCGTCACCATGGAGAAGGAAGGTCTCATATTCTTGTCTCGGGGAGAAGAGGAGGGTGATGAG cacCACGTTTCGATTTCGGTCATCGATGGCCATGTTGATGCGCGGTTCAATGCCGGTCGAGGTGGCGTGAGCATCCGTTCGAGCAAAAGATACAACGATGATCTAGTTCATAGCGTCACTATCATCAAGACGCGGAGGCT ACTTGACTTGGTCATTGATGATGAAAAGGTTGGCAGTGCCCGCCTGCCTCGTGGACCGACAAAGATTGCTCTCGGAGACgacactaaagatggtatttTTATTGGTGGTACCCCTAAAGGAACGGAGGGGCACAATGCATCCGCTGCAACGGACAAGGGATTTTTTGGATGTGTATTTAACCTAGTCATTAATGGAAA GTTAATCTACATGGACAACAATAAGGGATTTAAGAATGCGGACATTGGCCGCTGTGCTGTAAACCATAAGGAGGCGAATCTGACCGCAAATATTGTCGCAAGTCCCACCGGACTACCAGATTCATCTTTTACAATTGACCCAGATCCAACTCAGCCTTTGCCAACG GAGCCTCCAAGTAAATGTGCCAAGGCCGTTGAATACAAAGATGTACCCCGAGGATTCAGCTTCGGGGGCACTGCTGACAGTCATGGGGAGATTATGCTGGAGCCATCCATACTTGCTGGAGA TTTCGATATAACGCTCGACTTCCGAACATTCCAACCCTATGGTCTGATGTTTTACTTCATGAGCATCGACCAATCGGAATACCTCGCCATGCAGATGAACAACGGCAAGATAACGCTCTCGTACACTCCCAATCCCGGATTTCACGACTCCGTCAGCACGAATATTTGGTATGACGATGGCAACTGGCATGTT CTCCAATTTACGAAGGCTGGTAAAAAATTGGCGATGGCCCTTGACGGAGGCAATGAATTTTCAGCAAATTTCCAGGGAGGAATGAATCTTGAGCCCAAAATGTATCTTGGAGGCCTACCAGAATCTGTGGTCACTGGGGATGTAATT ATTCGCACCAGTTTCCCTGGTTGTCTTAGGAATATCAGGCTCCTAGGTATTCCACTCAGTCTTGACAGCCCCGGTGCCGTTAAGAAGGACGTGGGCACATGTTACTTACAAGTTGAACAGGGCAGTTACTTTAGCTCTGGCGCATACGGTATCGTAG AAAAGAATTATTTCGTTGGCCAAGAGTACAATGTCCGGTTGGATTTCCGAACAAATCGTCTCAATGGTGTACTGCTGAGCATCAGTAATCCGGAGGGATTCCCCGCCCTGGCTATAGAGGTTATTGATGGAAGG GTGAAATACACTGCCAAAAACAAGAACGGTCACTTCCACGCTATATCAAATGAGCTTCAGAACCTGTGTGACAACAAATGGCACAATATTATAGCAGAGCTGATCAAGAATGTCGTGACAATCCAGGTTGATCACACTCAGACGGAGATTGGTATAGACAGTGGATCAACCAGACAACTGGAAACTCGCAGTTCCATGTACTTAGGAGGATTTCCAA